From the genome of Paucidesulfovibrio longus DSM 6739, one region includes:
- a CDS encoding DUF6125 family protein has translation MLDDNALILDFLRRTMAHYGLWFAEAVHQVGLPLALEAEREAGDRWLAIALKRLAKTTGQPMKDGLPAFLADMDEQKKTALLETLAVNWLAADGVWFQAIETRAGMHDAKRANDTCWSRFSPLEAARIKALLELEDEAGLAGLKAALGCRLYARINEQEIVDEGDAGFTFRMTRCRVQDARTRKGLPDYPCKSGGCVEYTSFARTIDPRIKTECIACPPDEHPAEWVCAWRFEIGK, from the coding sequence ATGCTCGACGACAACGCTCTGATTCTTGATTTTCTGCGCCGGACCATGGCGCACTACGGCCTTTGGTTCGCCGAGGCCGTGCACCAGGTCGGCCTGCCCCTGGCCCTGGAGGCCGAGCGCGAGGCGGGCGACCGCTGGCTGGCCATCGCGCTCAAGCGTCTGGCCAAGACCACGGGCCAGCCCATGAAGGACGGGCTGCCCGCGTTTTTGGCCGACATGGACGAGCAGAAGAAAACGGCCCTGCTGGAAACCCTGGCCGTGAACTGGCTGGCGGCGGACGGCGTCTGGTTCCAGGCCATCGAGACGCGCGCGGGCATGCACGACGCCAAGCGCGCCAACGACACCTGCTGGTCGCGCTTTTCGCCGCTGGAGGCCGCGCGCATCAAGGCGCTGCTGGAGCTGGAAGATGAGGCCGGGCTGGCGGGGCTCAAGGCGGCCCTGGGCTGCCGCCTCTACGCGCGCATCAACGAGCAGGAAATCGTGGACGAGGGCGATGCGGGCTTCACCTTCCGCATGACCCGCTGCCGCGTGCAGGACGCCCGCACGCGCAAGGGCCTGCCCGACTATCCCTGCAAGTCCGGCGGCTGCGTGGAATACACCAGCTTCGCCCGGACCATCGACCCGCGCATCAAGACCGAATGCATCGCCTGCCCGCCGGACGAGCATCCGGCGGAATGGGTCTGCGCCTGGCGGTTCGAGATCGGCAAGTAG
- a CDS encoding 23S rRNA (pseudouridine(1915)-N(3))-methyltransferase RlmH, with translation MRVKCLFVGKLKEPFFRDAAEHYVKKLGHFHKLEIVELKDAPSKLPPEEKRQREGRALLDALDPKDIAVILDERGKELPSRTLAANLQRWTEDPGRTPCFVIGGPFGHTDEVRKRADLLFALGKATWPHELCRVMLLEQLYRAASINRGLPYHHD, from the coding sequence GTGCGCGTGAAGTGCCTCTTCGTGGGCAAGCTCAAGGAGCCCTTCTTCCGCGACGCGGCAGAACACTACGTCAAAAAGCTCGGCCATTTCCACAAGCTGGAGATCGTGGAGCTGAAGGACGCGCCGAGCAAGCTGCCGCCGGAGGAGAAGCGCCAGCGCGAGGGCCGCGCCCTGCTCGACGCGCTGGACCCCAAGGACATCGCCGTGATCCTCGACGAGCGCGGCAAGGAACTGCCCTCCCGGACCCTGGCCGCGAACCTGCAACGCTGGACCGAGGATCCCGGCCGCACGCCCTGTTTCGTCATCGGCGGGCCGTTCGGCCATACGGACGAGGTCCGCAAGCGTGCGGACCTGCTCTTCGCGCTCGGCAAGGCCACCTGGCCCCACGAACTCTGCCGGGTCATGCTCCTGGAGCAGCTCTACCGCGCCGCGAGCATCAACAGGGGACTGCCGTATCATCACGACTAG
- a CDS encoding metallophosphoesterase has product MFWIAFGDVHESTGMIERIPDLEQAEGIIVSGDLTNRGGEPQIRRIWAELTRRNPRVLAQIGNMDTQAVHDFLVDRNANLHLNVVDLFPGLVGRRIGAFGVGFSTPTPFGTPSEVSDRQIDAWIRETHAKARDYDELVAVIHTPPLDTRADRLTSGGHVGSAAVRAFLEETQPALCISGHIHESEGEDRIGRTKVINPGMLAQGGYVVVEPDNGGVTGTLRQV; this is encoded by the coding sequence ATGTTTTGGATTGCCTTCGGCGACGTGCACGAGAGCACGGGCATGATCGAGAGGATCCCCGACCTGGAACAGGCCGAGGGGATCATCGTCAGCGGCGACCTGACCAACCGGGGCGGCGAGCCGCAGATCCGCCGCATCTGGGCGGAGCTGACCCGGCGCAACCCGCGCGTGCTGGCCCAGATCGGCAACATGGACACCCAGGCCGTGCACGACTTCCTGGTGGACAGGAACGCGAACCTGCATCTGAACGTGGTGGACCTGTTTCCGGGACTCGTGGGCCGCAGGATCGGCGCGTTCGGGGTGGGCTTTTCCACGCCCACGCCCTTCGGCACGCCGAGCGAGGTCTCGGACCGCCAGATCGACGCCTGGATTCGCGAGACGCACGCCAAGGCCCGCGATTACGACGAGCTGGTGGCCGTGATCCACACCCCGCCGCTGGACACCCGCGCGGACCGGCTGACCTCCGGCGGGCATGTCGGCAGCGCGGCCGTGCGCGCCTTTCTGGAGGAGACGCAGCCCGCACTCTGCATCAGCGGGCATATTCACGAGTCCGAAGGTGAGGACCGCATCGGCCGCACCAAGGTCATCAATCCGGGCATGCTCGCCCAGGGCGGCTACGTGGTCGTCGAGCCGGACAACGGCGGCGTGACCGGCACGCTCAGGCAGGTCTGA
- a CDS encoding 5-formyltetrahydrofolate cyclo-ligase, with amino-acid sequence MTKKDKVRRTLIEQRRCMGQDEVSEKSAAIVARIRETLAWKNVRQALVYWPTQNEVDTRPLIVELWQRGASVLLPRCRPGQPGVMDVACVSCEADLAPGAYQIMEPGSGCRIVDIQAEDFAPDLALIPGVGFDRDCFRVGFGGGYYDRMLEGPQMGRALKFGLCYSFQVVGKLPVDDWDRPVNAVCTEEELWYR; translated from the coding sequence ATGACCAAGAAGGACAAGGTTCGACGAACGCTCATTGAACAACGGCGTTGCATGGGCCAGGACGAGGTTTCGGAAAAAAGCGCGGCCATCGTGGCCCGCATCCGCGAGACCCTGGCCTGGAAGAACGTGCGACAGGCCCTGGTGTACTGGCCCACCCAGAACGAGGTGGACACCAGGCCGCTCATCGTGGAACTCTGGCAGCGGGGCGCAAGCGTGCTCCTGCCGAGATGCCGCCCAGGCCAGCCCGGCGTCATGGACGTGGCCTGCGTCAGCTGCGAGGCCGACCTCGCGCCCGGCGCCTATCAGATCATGGAGCCCGGTTCGGGCTGCCGCATCGTGGACATCCAGGCCGAAGACTTCGCGCCCGACCTCGCCCTCATTCCGGGCGTTGGCTTCGACCGCGACTGTTTCCGCGTCGGCTTCGGCGGCGGCTACTACGACCGCATGCTCGAAGGCCCGCAAATGGGACGCGCGCTCAAATTCGGCCTCTGCTACTCCTTTCAGGTCGTAGGCAAGCTCCCCGTGGACGACTGGGACAGGCCCGTGAACGCGGTCTGCACCGAGGAGGAACTGTGGTACAGATAG
- the pgeF gene encoding peptidoglycan editing factor PgeF, whose translation MVQIAFIPFEFPEIPGIGCAFSSRRGGASRLPYHSANLSYDVGDDPDHVDENRACLQNRFRLKALVDCTQVHGDDMRLDAKPGMRCEADGLTTAEPGIGLMIKTADCQPILLAHESGKYAAALHAGWRGNKINFPATGVRVFCEHYGLKPSELLAVRGPSLGPDQAEFQNFEDDFGPGFEPWFNPETRTMNLWELTRHQLAEAGLAPERIFGLDLCTKSREEDFFSYRRDKTTGRQAGIIWIKSPI comes from the coding sequence GTGGTACAGATAGCCTTTATCCCGTTCGAATTTCCGGAGATCCCAGGGATAGGCTGCGCCTTTTCCTCGCGCCGGGGCGGAGCCAGCCGGCTCCCCTACCATTCCGCGAACCTCTCCTACGACGTGGGCGACGACCCGGACCACGTGGACGAAAACCGGGCCTGCCTGCAAAACCGCTTCCGGCTCAAGGCGCTCGTGGACTGCACCCAGGTCCACGGCGACGACATGCGCCTGGACGCGAAGCCCGGCATGCGCTGCGAGGCCGACGGCCTGACAACCGCCGAGCCAGGCATCGGCCTGATGATCAAGACCGCCGACTGCCAGCCCATCCTCCTGGCCCACGAGTCCGGAAAATACGCGGCGGCCCTGCACGCGGGCTGGCGCGGCAACAAGATCAACTTCCCGGCCACGGGCGTGCGCGTCTTCTGCGAGCATTACGGGCTGAAACCCTCCGAGCTGCTCGCAGTGCGCGGCCCCTCCCTCGGCCCGGACCAGGCCGAATTCCAGAACTTCGAGGACGATTTCGGCCCCGGATTCGAGCCCTGGTTCAACCCCGAAACCCGGACCATGAACCTCTGGGAGCTGACCCGCCACCAACTGGCCGAGGCCGGACTCGCGCCCGAGCGCATCTTCGGCCTGGACCTCTGCACCAAGTCGCGCGAGGAGGATTTCTTCTCCTACCGCCGCGACAAGACCACCGGCCGACAGGCCGGAATCATCTGGATCAAGAGCCCGATTTAG